The Fusobacterium sp. JB019 genome has a segment encoding these proteins:
- a CDS encoding 4Fe-4S binding protein, whose translation MKKLLKFRWVFQLFFIFLATFSMHNGNEKLLKTFIILGMIVLIGPIFCGWMCPFGSVQDFLFKINEKTFKKKITVPDSLERLLKWLRYIIYFSSGYAIIKLIDSRKAFTFLLKGKPVLTTTLIIMVIFMILSLFIHRIFCRYFCPLGAKYGLISLTRIFTIKRDIDECIDCKLCDRNCPMQIEVSNDKAVNSPQCISCGRCILSCPKKKALKIGIREFKKPKTYIFMGVGIYFLIITILFTLSKFK comes from the coding sequence ATGAAAAAATTATTAAAATTTAGATGGGTTTTTCAATTATTTTTTATTTTCTTAGCTACATTTTCAATGCATAATGGAAATGAAAAATTATTAAAAACTTTTATTATTTTAGGTATGATTGTTTTAATTGGTCCTATCTTCTGTGGATGGATGTGTCCTTTTGGGTCTGTTCAAGACTTTTTATTTAAAATTAATGAAAAAACTTTTAAAAAGAAAATTACAGTTCCTGATTCTTTAGAAAGATTATTAAAATGGTTAAGATATATAATTTATTTTTCATCAGGATATGCCATTATTAAATTAATAGATTCTAGAAAAGCTTTTACCTTTCTTCTTAAAGGAAAACCAGTTTTAACTACTACTCTTATAATAATGGTTATATTCATGATATTATCTTTATTTATTCATCGAATATTTTGTAGATATTTTTGTCCCCTAGGTGCTAAATATGGATTAATTTCTTTGACAAGAATATTCACAATAAAACGTGACATTGATGAATGTATTGATTGTAAATTATGCGACAGAAATTGTCCTATGCAAATAGAAGTATCTAATGATAAAGCTGTAAACTCTCCCCAATGTATTTCTTGCGGAAGATGTATCCTTTCTTGTCCTAAGAAAAAAGCTTTAAAAATTGGAATAAGAGAATTTAAAAAACCTAAAACATATATATTTATGGGAGTAGGAATCTACTTTTTAATAATAACTATTCTTTTTACACTAAGTAAATTTAAATAA